One window from the genome of Hyalangium ruber encodes:
- a CDS encoding serine/threonine-protein kinase, with translation MSGREMEWRPDALPSGTEIGGWRVEGLHGRGTYGTVYRVRSVEPAEAGFFALKLAHFPLDPRFEREGELLSRIRHDHVPKLRERGWWRRPGGEPYPFLVMNWVEGVELYAWAAEGERTSRQMMRVLAQLARALEATHRADGLHRDVKGENVLVSPEGFATLLDLGAGTFTGARLVTRETLPPGTEPYRSPQALRFLWASYRDPRAHYAATEADDVYALGVTAYRAVTGRYPPPGTDLGRAVDPTRAPQPPLQPPSALATVCPELDLLILRMLADSPAERGSAAEVALELEGAAHSAGRKANASIAPRWHEVVSEKRARRGRRLRQRLILAGPWLGGAIGGAALTALTWWVVHPWEGLSQESQAVSTAAEEDESPVALGDTISLVPEALGARRAQPTGIGLEMPKRPFPGQSLPPCDRDIEVEIELTPGKKETRSCWVHVYASDEKCKVKGYEYRGGCYLPIYPSAKLPQSLKE, from the coding sequence ATGTCTGGTCGTGAGATGGAGTGGAGACCGGATGCACTTCCCTCTGGCACGGAGATAGGCGGCTGGCGCGTGGAGGGTCTGCACGGCCGAGGCACCTACGGCACGGTGTATCGCGTGCGGAGTGTGGAGCCTGCGGAGGCGGGGTTCTTCGCGCTGAAGCTTGCGCACTTCCCCCTGGATCCGCGCTTCGAGCGAGAGGGGGAGTTGCTCTCGCGCATTCGACACGACCACGTTCCGAAGCTGAGGGAGCGCGGTTGGTGGAGACGGCCGGGCGGGGAGCCGTACCCCTTCCTGGTGATGAACTGGGTGGAGGGCGTGGAACTGTACGCGTGGGCTGCCGAGGGCGAGCGCACCAGCCGGCAGATGATGCGGGTGCTGGCGCAGCTGGCCCGAGCGTTGGAGGCCACGCATCGAGCCGACGGCCTGCACCGGGATGTCAAAGGGGAAAACGTGCTGGTGAGTCCCGAGGGGTTCGCGACCCTGTTGGATTTAGGGGCCGGGACATTCACGGGAGCGCGTCTGGTGACGCGGGAGACACTGCCTCCAGGTACCGAGCCGTATCGCAGTCCCCAGGCACTGCGCTTCCTGTGGGCCAGCTACCGTGACCCTCGGGCTCACTACGCGGCCACTGAGGCGGATGATGTGTATGCGCTGGGGGTGACGGCCTACCGAGCGGTAACGGGGCGCTACCCGCCGCCCGGGACGGACCTGGGTCGGGCCGTCGATCCGACACGTGCGCCGCAGCCTCCGCTTCAGCCGCCGAGCGCGCTTGCCACCGTGTGCCCGGAACTCGATCTGCTCATCTTGCGGATGTTGGCGGACTCGCCAGCGGAACGAGGCAGTGCGGCGGAGGTGGCGCTGGAGTTGGAGGGGGCGGCGCACTCCGCGGGTCGCAAGGCGAATGCTTCCATCGCTCCACGTTGGCACGAGGTAGTTTCCGAGAAGAGGGCACGCAGAGGCCGCCGTTTGCGCCAACGCCTCATCCTAGCAGGGCCTTGGCTCGGAGGCGCCATAGGAGGCGCCGCTCTCACTGCCCTGACATGGTGGGTGGTGCATCCATGGGAGGGACTATCTCAGGAGAGTCAGGCGGTAAGCACCGCCGCCGAGGAGGACGAGAGTCCGGTGGCGCTGGGAGACACCATCTCTCTGGTGCCTGAGGCACTTGGAGCGCGGCGAGCTCAGCCCACAGGGATCGGGCTGGAGATGCCCAAGCGGCCCTTCCCTGGACAGAGCCTTCCCCCATGTGACCGAGACATCGAGGTGGAGATCGAACTGACCCCTGGCAAGAAGGAGACGCGGAGTTGCTGGGTCCATGTCTACGCGTCTGACGAGAAGTGCAAGGTGAAGGGCTACGAGTATCGAGGCGGATGCTACCTGCCGATCTATCCGTCAGCTAAACTGCCGCAGTCCCTGAAGGAGTAG